In Nostoc edaphicum CCNP1411, the sequence ACGTATCAGTTTAAATCCAGAAATGGAACACAAGGATGTATTGACAGATGGCATTTATTTAGACATGCATCGTCAAGCTGGAAATAACATAACACCAGAAATTCAAATACAACGACTGACAGCACAATTAACAGCGGCATACAATCGTATTGCTGCTTTAGAAGAACAATTACTTAGAGAGAGAATTCATTGAATTTAACCTGAGTTTGACGAATGAAAAAATGTCTAGAGTTAGGGAAGACAAGCCTTTAGGCTCAATGTCGAGTGATGGCTTTGTAGGAATATATTAAGTATAAACAACTAATTCAGCCATCAAATTGATAAACAAGTTAAACACACTATTACATATATCTACGTAATAGTGTGATATATCTACCTATAAGCTAATACGATTCAGTTGAGCGTCTTATTGCTCGCCTCTATTTGAGACAGTTCTACAATAAAAGCAAAGACATTAAGGTTGAACTAACCTAATGGGTATACCTGAAATAAACCCAAAGATACCAATGCCTTCACCAAGCCTCTACGAAAGTGATTTTTACGCTTGGACACAGGAACAAGTAACTTTACTTCGTAATGAGCAGTGGAGTCAGATTGATCTGCACAATCTGATTGAGGAGATTCAATCTTTGGGTAAACAGCAACGTCAAGAATTGCGAAACCGTCTAAGTGTGTTGATTGGACATTTACTAAAATGGCAGTACCAATCTCAACGCCGTAGCCGTAGCTGGTTAGCAACACTCCGGATTCAACGCTTAGATATTGCTGAACTGCTCGAAGACAATCCTAGCCTCAAACCCTACCTTGAAGAAGCACTTCGCAAAGCCTACCTTAAAGGTGTCGAATTAGCTGTTGGAGAAACAGATTTGCCCAAGCGGACTTTTCCGCTAGAGTGTCCTTACAGTTTATCAGAGATTGTGGACTATGATTTTTACCCCGGTGAACCAAGCAAGTTAGTGGATGAATCAGAGCAGTAATTCACAATTAAAGTAAATCTTCTTCAGATAGCTGGGCTATTTTCATCAAGGCTTTCAAGGTTCCAACTTTCAAATCTTGATTGCGGTGAACAGAAATTGACAGGATTTTTTCTACTTCGGGGTTTTCATAAATATAATGACTGCCAGTAATTCTTTGCAAAACCCAAACTTTTTATTCCACAATCTTACAAAGTTGCTTGCCAGAAACCGATTTCATACAGCAATTTCGACAACTTGATCTGTTGACTCAATTGCATTACGATTATTGGCAACTTCAAGCCAACCTTCAATAGCATCTTTTAAATTAGCCATCACCTCTTCTATGGTGTCTCCTTCGGTAATACAACAGA encodes:
- a CDS encoding type II toxin-antitoxin system HicB family antitoxin translates to MKIRAIIHPAEEGGFWAEVPALLCCITEGDTIEEVMANLKDAIEGWLEVANNRNAIESTDQVVEIAV
- a CDS encoding DUF29 domain-containing protein; translated protein: MPSPSLYESDFYAWTQEQVTLLRNEQWSQIDLHNLIEEIQSLGKQQRQELRNRLSVLIGHLLKWQYQSQRRSRSWLATLRIQRLDIAELLEDNPSLKPYLEEALRKAYLKGVELAVGETDLPKRTFPLECPYSLSEIVDYDFYPGEPSKLVDESEQ
- a CDS encoding type II toxin-antitoxin system HicA family toxin, which translates into the protein MQRITGSHYIYENPEVEKILSISVHRNQDLKVGTLKALMKIAQLSEEDLL